One region of Peribacillus simplex genomic DNA includes:
- a CDS encoding MerR family transcriptional regulator has translation MAMKVKELAGLVGISVRTLHYYDEIGLLSPEETTDSGYRLYSNENLEMLQQILFFRELDMPLKEIKQMISSTSFDKQEALRQHQKMLLEKRSQLDKLINTVDKSIKHMKGEIQMTDKEKFEGFDFSQNPYEEEARERWGDKAVDESKAKVAGMSKDAQKIVSDIYIKLASIRNASPESEEAQKAIKEWYDCLNNNFGTYSPEAFKGLGQMYVDDQRFTKNIDQYGDGLAKFMCDAMGHFADANKN, from the coding sequence GTGGCAATGAAAGTGAAAGAACTAGCCGGTTTAGTTGGCATTAGTGTGCGGACACTGCATTATTATGATGAGATCGGGTTATTATCGCCAGAGGAGACAACCGATTCCGGTTATCGCCTTTATTCGAATGAAAATCTTGAGATGTTGCAGCAAATCCTGTTTTTCAGGGAACTCGACATGCCTTTAAAGGAAATTAAACAAATGATAAGCAGCACTTCGTTTGATAAACAAGAAGCGTTAAGGCAGCATCAAAAAATGTTACTGGAGAAACGCAGTCAACTCGATAAATTAATTAACACGGTCGATAAATCGATTAAGCATATGAAAGGGGAAATTCAAATGACGGATAAAGAAAAATTTGAAGGGTTTGACTTCAGTCAGAATCCATATGAAGAAGAAGCCCGAGAGCGTTGGGGGGATAAAGCTGTCGATGAGTCGAAGGCTAAAGTGGCGGGTATGTCCAAAGATGCACAGAAAATTGTATCGGATATTTATATAAAACTTGCGTCAATCCGAAATGCCTCGCCCGAGTCGGAGGAGGCACAAAAAGCAATTAAAGAATGGTATGACTGTTTGAACAATAACTTCGGAACATACTCGCCGGAAGCTTTCAAAGGATTAGGACAAATGTACGTGGATGATCAACGCTTCACCAAAAATATCGACCAATATGGGGATGGTTTAGCAAAATTCATGTGTGATGCGATGGGGCACTTTGCTGACGCTAACAAAAATTAA
- a CDS encoding NUDIX hydrolase, whose translation METELLKVFDSDHIQIGVAPREEVHRLGHWHEVFHCWFASSEAGVDYIYLQRRCAMKKDYPNLLDITAAGHLLAHESVYDGVREIKEEIGIDVSFDELVPLGIIEYHQTKEDFIDKELANVFLYESAHCFDDFTLQPEEVSGMVKVVLNDFEELWTEAKDKVNIKGFEMNQEGRRIMIDRFVGRDEFVPHDLSYYESIIRLIRENLAK comes from the coding sequence ATGGAAACCGAGTTGTTGAAAGTATTCGATTCCGATCACATTCAAATCGGCGTGGCTCCGCGTGAGGAAGTACATAGATTGGGGCATTGGCATGAGGTTTTCCATTGCTGGTTTGCAAGTTCGGAAGCAGGAGTGGATTACATATATCTTCAGCGTCGTTGTGCGATGAAAAAAGATTATCCGAATCTATTGGATATAACGGCTGCGGGTCATTTACTGGCTCATGAATCGGTATACGACGGAGTCAGGGAGATTAAAGAAGAAATAGGCATTGACGTTTCCTTTGACGAATTGGTTCCATTAGGGATTATTGAATACCATCAAACGAAAGAAGATTTCATCGACAAGGAACTTGCAAACGTCTTTCTATATGAAAGTGCACATTGCTTCGATGACTTCACCCTGCAGCCAGAAGAGGTTTCCGGGATGGTGAAGGTAGTCCTGAATGACTTCGAAGAGCTTTGGACCGAAGCGAAGGACAAAGTGAATATTAAGGGATTCGAAATGAATCAAGAAGGCCGTAGGATTATGATCGATCGATTTGTTGGACGAGATGAGTTCGTGCCGCATGATCTATCCTATTATGAAAGCATCATTAGATTGATCAGGGAAAACCTCGCTAAATGA
- a CDS encoding pentapeptide repeat-containing protein, producing the protein MLSQLTNDDSIPNNLRADCEYCFGLCCVALPYAKSADFAFDKDGGTPCSNLQSDYRCGIHENLRAKGFRGCTVYECFGAGQKVSQITYDGNDWRDNPASAKEMFDVFPIMQQLHEMLCYLNEALNLEDAKPLHRDLQGAFEDMEYHTKQSPKFLLELNVPAHRATVNDLLLRTSELVRAKFSIKKNQKKQYKIGRGSDLIGAKLRGADLRGANLRGALFIASDLREADMRVTDLIGADFRDADLSGADLTGSFFITQAQVNSAKGDMHTKLPPSLSIPDHWRKKV; encoded by the coding sequence TTGCTCAGTCAATTAACGAATGACGATAGTATTCCTAACAATTTGCGTGCAGACTGTGAGTATTGTTTTGGTTTGTGCTGTGTAGCTTTGCCTTATGCAAAATCTGCTGATTTTGCCTTTGATAAAGATGGAGGTACACCATGTTCAAACCTGCAATCAGATTATCGTTGCGGCATTCATGAAAATCTCAGAGCAAAAGGATTTAGGGGCTGCACGGTATATGAATGCTTTGGTGCCGGTCAAAAGGTATCCCAAATCACTTATGATGGAAACGATTGGAGAGACAACCCAGCGTCAGCAAAGGAAATGTTTGATGTATTTCCTATTATGCAACAACTTCATGAAATGCTTTGCTACTTAAATGAAGCACTGAATTTAGAAGATGCGAAACCACTTCATCGGGATTTGCAGGGTGCTTTTGAAGACATGGAATATCATACTAAGCAAAGTCCAAAGTTTCTATTGGAACTAAATGTACCAGCCCATAGAGCGACCGTTAATGATTTACTTCTGCGCACAAGTGAACTGGTACGTGCAAAGTTTTCAATTAAGAAAAATCAAAAAAAACAGTACAAAATAGGCAGGGGCAGCGACCTTATCGGTGCAAAGTTAAGAGGTGCTGATCTTAGGGGAGCGAACTTAAGAGGAGCTTTGTTTATTGCATCTGACCTCAGGGAAGCTGACATGAGAGTGACTGACCTTATCGGCGCCGACTTTAGGGACGCTGATTTAAGCGGTGCAGATCTCACCGGAAGTTTCTTTATCACACAAGCACAAGTTAACTCGGCCAAAGGCGATATGCATACAAAATTACCGCCTTCTTTAAGCATTCCCGATCATTGGAGAAAAAAAGTGTAG
- a CDS encoding DNA-3-methyladenine glycosylase family protein, whose amino-acid sequence MDEGMTELRIRAPKEFSFSENLKYLSRSSNECLFEIVDQKIYRALVVENETLLVEISAMNETELTVRFPGRTAPMDNQVKDAVSQYIRHWFDLETNLLPFYELAQNDPLLQKPVSQFFGLRNIGIPDLFEAIAWGILGQQINLTYAYTLKRRLVEGFGDFVEFEGKQYWLFPKPDVIAKLTVGDFADLRMTVKKCEYLIGVAQLIAEGELTKEKLLNAKDVKEAEKMLTKIRGIGPWTANYVLMRCLRFPAAFPIDDVGLHNSMKLVMETEAKPTKAEILKLSESWADWESYATFYLWRLLY is encoded by the coding sequence ATGGACGAAGGCATGACTGAATTGAGAATACGTGCACCAAAAGAGTTTAGTTTTTCGGAAAACCTTAAATACTTATCAAGATCCTCCAATGAATGTCTGTTCGAAATTGTTGATCAAAAAATTTATCGTGCACTTGTTGTCGAAAACGAGACACTTTTAGTAGAAATCAGTGCGATGAATGAAACGGAGCTGACCGTTCGGTTTCCTGGACGAACAGCACCGATGGATAATCAGGTAAAGGATGCTGTTTCCCAATATATTCGTCACTGGTTCGATCTTGAGACGAATCTGCTTCCTTTTTATGAGCTGGCCCAAAATGACCCTTTATTGCAAAAGCCGGTAAGCCAATTCTTCGGTTTAAGAAATATAGGCATCCCTGATTTATTTGAAGCGATTGCCTGGGGAATACTTGGACAGCAGATTAACTTGACTTATGCCTATACCTTGAAACGGAGGCTTGTAGAGGGGTTTGGTGATTTTGTTGAATTCGAAGGAAAGCAATATTGGCTGTTTCCAAAGCCTGATGTAATCGCGAAATTGACGGTCGGAGATTTTGCCGATTTGAGGATGACGGTGAAGAAGTGTGAATATTTAATAGGTGTTGCGCAACTGATTGCAGAAGGGGAACTTACAAAAGAAAAGCTGTTGAATGCAAAGGATGTAAAGGAGGCTGAAAAGATGCTGACCAAAATACGGGGTATCGGTCCGTGGACAGCGAACTATGTCTTGATGCGCTGTTTGCGTTTTCCCGCAGCCTTTCCCATCGATGACGTCGGGCTGCATAATTCCATGAAACTGGTCATGGAAACGGAAGCAAAACCAACGAAAGCGGAAATCCTGAAACTATCGGAATCATGGGCCGATTGGGAATCCTATGCCACCTTCTATTTATGGAGATTGCTATATTGA
- a CDS encoding response regulator — MLKIRAVIAEDDFRVADIHEKFLKNFDEIEVVGKAVNAKKTLRILEQKSPDLLLLDVYMPDQLGTDLLPDIRRKFPNVDIIMITAATDKEQLEKSLHYGVENYLIKPVEMKRFNQVIEEYLKKAHLMKSKQEIDQDFVDLILKKGTAASETNHGPALPKGVDEITLTKVIEVLEASDIGLSAEQVSGQIGASRTTARRYLEYLISVKKCKAEVVYGVVGRPERRYYKIQ, encoded by the coding sequence ATGCTGAAGATAAGAGCAGTCATCGCAGAAGATGATTTTCGAGTAGCGGATATCCATGAAAAATTCTTGAAAAACTTTGATGAAATAGAAGTGGTCGGAAAAGCTGTCAATGCAAAAAAGACGCTTCGGATTTTGGAGCAAAAAAGCCCTGATTTGCTTTTGCTTGATGTATATATGCCAGATCAGCTTGGAACAGACCTTCTTCCGGATATAAGGCGGAAATTCCCGAATGTGGATATCATCATGATTACCGCGGCAACGGATAAAGAACAACTTGAAAAGTCGCTTCACTACGGAGTAGAGAATTATTTAATAAAACCAGTTGAAATGAAGCGTTTCAACCAAGTAATCGAAGAGTATCTTAAGAAAGCCCATCTGATGAAATCCAAACAAGAAATAGACCAGGATTTTGTTGATCTCATTTTGAAAAAGGGAACTGCCGCTTCGGAAACGAACCATGGGCCCGCTTTACCGAAAGGGGTCGACGAAATCACTTTGACGAAAGTGATCGAGGTACTTGAAGCAAGCGATATCGGTTTGTCGGCTGAGCAAGTGAGCGGACAGATCGGCGCTTCCAGGACAACCGCGAGGCGCTATCTGGAATACTTGATATCAGTAAAGAAATGTAAAGCGGAAGTCGTATACGGGGTAGTGGGAAGACCTGAGCGAAGATATTATAAAATTCAATAG
- a CDS encoding GNAT family N-acetyltransferase gives MKDIYIDRLNEQDAQELFAFECNNRRFFEHTVQSRGDDYYSFGTFEIRHKELLKEQEDAISSFYLIKDGSGIIVGRINLVDIDPINGTAHVGYRIGEAFTQKGIANEALKLLVNLAPELNVTQIHAKTTSSNMASQKVLVKNGFERISINEENNADTGQKVTFYHFSKNL, from the coding sequence ATGAAGGATATATACATTGATAGGCTTAATGAACAGGATGCACAAGAGTTATTTGCATTTGAATGCAATAATAGAAGGTTTTTCGAGCATACGGTCCAAAGCCGGGGAGATGATTATTATAGCTTTGGAACGTTTGAGATCAGGCATAAGGAATTATTAAAAGAACAAGAAGATGCTATCTCCTCTTTTTATCTGATTAAGGATGGTTCAGGCATAATCGTCGGCAGGATTAATCTTGTGGATATCGACCCCATTAATGGTACGGCACATGTCGGATATAGAATTGGTGAAGCGTTTACGCAAAAAGGGATAGCGAACGAAGCTTTAAAGCTTTTGGTTAATCTTGCGCCGGAATTGAATGTGACTCAAATACATGCCAAAACGACAAGCAGCAATATGGCTTCTCAAAAGGTTTTAGTGAAAAACGGTTTTGAAAGGATTTCGATTAATGAGGAAAATAATGCGGATACCGGTCAAAAGGTAACATTCTACCATTTTAGTAAGAACCTATAA
- a CDS encoding ATP-binding protein → MRKKVSLETKILGLVLSLSLFLILLLTTSFSYMEGRQIVKDKGQLALELSKTISFMPTVTEAFETDDPAGIIQPIAEKIRRETGAEFIVVGNKEGIRYSHPLVSEIGKRMEGGDNSRAIRDGEYYVSEAAGSLGLSIRGKSPVFNKDGKIIGIVSVGFLVEDVRAQIFKDLSKEMIVSLVAIMISIIGSYMLARSIRKDTLGLEPFEIANLYKEKNAVLQSVKEGILAIDHKGLITSMNQPAKKLLDIKESVRHLNVDGLFPSKYLFEVLKSGEPQVDKEISWKDKSVIVNCTPIFDCERVSGVVASFRDRTEIEEMVNTLSEVKMHSEDLRAQTHEFTNKLYVLSGLIQLGEYDEAIDMIQSETSELHSLNRVVFEQIKDTKVQALLLGKIGKASEKKIIFEIDPQSYLEKLPDHIKLSQLTLILGNIIDNALEAVSGMEEPLVKFFATDIGNDMVFEVSDNGKGIPEDAIAHIFDRGFTSKNNGSPSGYGLSNADRVVKELGGIIEVQSEGENTIFTVYLPKEQ, encoded by the coding sequence ATGAGGAAAAAAGTATCGCTGGAAACCAAGATTCTCGGGTTAGTCTTATCGTTGAGCCTGTTTTTGATTCTCTTATTGACGACTTCTTTTTCCTATATGGAAGGAAGGCAAATAGTGAAGGATAAAGGTCAATTGGCGTTGGAACTTTCAAAGACGATTAGCTTCATGCCTACAGTTACAGAGGCCTTTGAAACGGATGATCCCGCCGGCATAATCCAGCCGATTGCCGAAAAGATCCGTAGGGAAACAGGGGCTGAGTTCATCGTTGTCGGGAATAAAGAGGGCATTCGCTATTCCCATCCGCTGGTTTCCGAAATTGGGAAGCGGATGGAAGGCGGAGATAATAGCAGGGCCATTCGGGATGGTGAATATTATGTTTCCGAAGCGGCAGGATCACTTGGACTTTCCATCCGGGGGAAGTCACCGGTATTCAATAAGGATGGAAAAATAATTGGAATCGTCTCAGTAGGTTTTTTAGTGGAAGATGTCCGCGCCCAGATTTTCAAAGATTTGTCCAAAGAGATGATTGTATCTTTAGTGGCCATCATGATATCGATCATTGGCAGTTATATGCTTGCAAGGAGCATACGTAAAGATACATTGGGGCTGGAACCATTTGAAATCGCCAATTTATATAAAGAAAAAAATGCAGTACTTCAATCGGTGAAAGAAGGGATTCTGGCCATTGACCATAAAGGGTTGATTACATCGATGAATCAGCCGGCGAAAAAATTGCTGGATATTAAAGAGTCCGTACGCCATTTGAACGTGGATGGCCTATTTCCTTCGAAATATTTATTCGAGGTGTTGAAGTCCGGTGAACCGCAAGTGGATAAGGAGATTTCATGGAAAGATAAATCCGTTATTGTGAATTGTACGCCAATCTTTGATTGTGAACGGGTAAGTGGTGTGGTCGCTTCGTTCCGTGATCGAACGGAAATTGAGGAAATGGTCAACACATTATCGGAAGTGAAGATGCATTCAGAGGATTTAAGGGCTCAAACCCATGAGTTTACCAATAAACTATATGTTTTATCTGGATTGATACAATTAGGGGAATATGATGAAGCGATAGATATGATTCAAAGCGAAACCTCCGAATTGCATTCCCTGAACCGTGTCGTGTTCGAACAGATCAAGGATACAAAGGTACAAGCCCTGTTGCTCGGTAAGATAGGGAAAGCATCGGAAAAAAAGATAATCTTTGAAATAGACCCACAAAGTTACCTAGAGAAACTTCCGGATCATATAAAATTGTCACAACTAACATTGATTCTGGGGAACATTATCGATAATGCACTTGAAGCGGTTTCAGGAATGGAGGAGCCACTTGTGAAATTTTTCGCCACCGATATCGGAAATGATATGGTATTTGAAGTGAGTGATAACGGAAAAGGAATACCGGAGGATGCTATCGCCCATATTTTCGATCGGGGTTTCACATCGAAAAATAATGGAAGTCCAAGTGGGTATGGTCTTTCGAATGCTGATCGTGTCGTAAAAGAGCTGGGCGGCATCATCGAAGTTCAAAGCGAGGGTGAAAACACCATATTCACCGTGTATCTTCCTAAAGAACAGTGA
- a CDS encoding copper homeostasis protein CutC: protein MYIEFIATTIEDALLIEKSGADRIELVSALAEGGLTPSHALVEAVVNSVKIPVNVMVRPHSQSFCYTLNDLEIMKKDIQIIRSLGANGVVLGTLNEKNEINRPYLEELLTVCEGLEITFHRAIDDTNDPVLSAEVLGQYPGITTILTSGGHGDLPSRMQTIQQMKRVCGDIAILVGSGLNKDNILSIHSELHTGHYHFGTAVRKNNSIIEGVQLEKAKEIVNMLKK, encoded by the coding sequence ATGTATATTGAATTCATTGCCACAACCATAGAAGATGCCCTTTTAATCGAGAAATCGGGCGCAGACCGAATCGAGCTTGTCAGTGCTTTAGCCGAGGGAGGATTAACTCCCAGCCACGCCCTGGTAGAAGCTGTCGTCAATTCGGTAAAGATACCAGTCAACGTTATGGTCAGGCCTCATAGCCAATCGTTTTGTTATACTCTAAATGATTTGGAAATCATGAAAAAAGATATCCAAATCATTCGATCACTGGGAGCGAACGGGGTCGTATTGGGTACATTAAATGAAAAAAATGAAATCAATCGTCCATACCTCGAAGAACTATTGACGGTATGTGAAGGTTTGGAGATTACATTCCACCGAGCCATCGATGACACAAACGACCCAGTCCTTTCAGCTGAAGTGCTAGGACAATATCCAGGAATCACAACGATATTGACTTCCGGTGGACATGGGGATTTGCCCAGCCGCATGCAAACCATTCAACAAATGAAAAGAGTCTGCGGCGACATAGCGATATTGGTGGGAAGCGGCTTAAATAAGGATAATATCCTATCGATCCATTCCGAATTGCATACCGGTCACTATCATTTCGGTACCGCTGTTCGAAAAAATAACAGTATCATTGAAGGAGTCCAATTAGAAAAAGCTAAAGAAATCGTGAACATGCTAAAGAAATAA
- a CDS encoding DUF2690 domain-containing protein, with product MVMTLSMFLVDFGFGKNQALAETHTYDGKSPNYDSCASSAVTKDKKWIDSNSYVELKFSTVCKTAWAKVTVTRPAVYNHEADARIVRNTDGKAYTCASSGGNGVVNIGQTSCYTPMVYDLDPRKAQGQGIHAIPNSDAYKKAVTIWY from the coding sequence ATGGTGATGACCTTGTCGATGTTTCTTGTCGACTTTGGATTTGGAAAAAATCAGGCCCTGGCCGAAACACATACTTATGATGGCAAAAGCCCTAACTATGATAGTTGTGCAAGTTCGGCGGTAACGAAGGATAAAAAATGGATCGATTCTAATTCGTACGTAGAATTGAAATTCAGCACTGTCTGTAAAACCGCCTGGGCAAAAGTGACCGTAACACGCCCCGCCGTATACAACCATGAAGCGGATGCCAGGATCGTCCGAAATACTGATGGTAAGGCCTATACATGCGCCAGTTCCGGGGGCAATGGTGTTGTGAATATCGGGCAGACCTCTTGCTATACACCAATGGTATATGATTTGGACCCGCGCAAAGCACAGGGCCAAGGGATACATGCGATTCCTAATAGTGATGCATATAAAAAAGCGGTGACCATCTGGTACTAA
- a CDS encoding UPF0715 family protein, with amino-acid sequence MELWKMSQKVSELSDVIPFYFFSLVSSCLSLSTVLVIFSGGSWGVLGIIVFSIYVVIPYLLFAVPVQVLFNKHPKKFSLLYFCLYIFFSLLAVFIYSSVLNFDISMEVLTAKNYYAISLSAALIFWFWDSVFLQKKRSAS; translated from the coding sequence ATGGAACTTTGGAAAATGAGTCAAAAGGTATCGGAGCTAAGCGATGTGATTCCTTTTTATTTTTTTAGTCTAGTCTCCTCCTGTCTATCGCTTTCCACGGTGTTGGTTATTTTTAGCGGGGGTTCCTGGGGGGTGCTTGGTATTATCGTGTTTTCTATTTATGTGGTTATTCCTTATTTATTATTTGCTGTTCCGGTACAGGTCCTTTTCAATAAACATCCTAAAAAATTCAGTTTACTTTATTTTTGCCTTTATATTTTTTTCTCTTTGCTGGCTGTATTCATTTATAGTTCGGTGCTTAATTTTGACATCAGTATGGAAGTTTTAACTGCAAAGAATTACTATGCAATAAGCCTTTCTGCGGCACTGATTTTTTGGTTTTGGGACTCAGTCTTTTTACAAAAAAAGAGGTCTGCATCATAA
- a CDS encoding methylated-DNA--[protein]-cysteine S-methyltransferase, whose translation MKNVKEQTIEWAILHYDKWQLYIAKTEKGLCYVGSPGQSYEELKAWLQKRFPMASLVENEEELTPYLQELLEYFEGTRQTFSLPADVKGTPFQQEIWAALNQIPYGKTCSYSDIAQVIKRPSAVRAVGTAIGANPVLITVPCHRVIGKNGSITGYRGGTEMKQFLLELEAQKKR comes from the coding sequence ATGAAGAATGTTAAAGAACAAACCATTGAATGGGCCATACTGCATTATGATAAGTGGCAATTATATATTGCCAAGACGGAAAAAGGACTTTGCTATGTAGGCTCTCCTGGTCAATCGTATGAAGAACTGAAGGCTTGGCTACAAAAACGCTTTCCAATGGCGAGCCTTGTTGAAAATGAAGAAGAGTTAACACCCTATCTACAAGAACTCCTAGAATATTTCGAAGGAACCAGGCAGACTTTCTCTCTTCCAGCAGATGTAAAAGGTACGCCCTTTCAACAAGAAATTTGGGCAGCGCTGAATCAAATACCCTATGGCAAAACCTGTTCCTATTCCGACATTGCCCAAGTCATCAAAAGACCTTCCGCTGTTCGGGCGGTCGGAACGGCCATTGGTGCCAATCCTGTTCTGATCACGGTGCCGTGTCATCGGGTAATCGGGAAAAACGGGTCCATTACCGGTTACCGAGGGGGTACGGAGATGAAACAATTTCTACTTGAATTGGAAGCACAAAAAAAGCGGTGA
- a CDS encoding bifunctional transcriptional activator/DNA repair enzyme AdaA — MNPKKADFPNEYWKAIIDCDAAYDDHFLYGVKTTGIFCRPSCKSRVPNKENVKIFKNAMMALEEDFRPCKRCKPEGLNLPTEEWVDQIAEWIDTHYKEPLTLNRLADISHGSPYHLQRSFKRVKGISPTEYIQRLRLEKAMSLLENSEQPITEIGLAVGFSSTPYFLTLFKRIMGNTPSGYRKAYLKTQAKEREQDEEC; from the coding sequence TTGAATCCGAAAAAAGCAGATTTCCCGAATGAATATTGGAAAGCCATTATTGATTGTGATGCAGCATATGATGATCATTTTTTATATGGGGTAAAAACGACAGGCATTTTTTGCAGGCCTTCCTGTAAATCCAGGGTGCCTAATAAGGAAAACGTGAAGATTTTCAAAAATGCCATGATGGCTTTGGAAGAAGATTTCCGCCCTTGTAAACGATGTAAACCGGAAGGACTGAATTTGCCGACAGAAGAATGGGTTGACCAAATAGCCGAATGGATCGACACACATTACAAAGAACCCCTCACATTGAACAGATTGGCGGATATTTCCCACGGCAGCCCCTATCATTTACAACGATCATTCAAGCGTGTGAAGGGGATATCGCCCACTGAATACATTCAACGGCTTCGCCTTGAAAAAGCAATGAGCCTCCTTGAAAACTCCGAACAGCCAATAACTGAAATAGGCTTGGCTGTCGGGTTCTCAAGCACACCCTATTTCCTAACGCTATTCAAAAGGATAATGGGGAATACCCCTTCAGGATATCGGAAAGCTTATCTCAAGACTCAAGCGAAGGAGCGTGAACAAGATGAAGAATGTTAA
- a CDS encoding DUF2690 domain-containing protein, with protein sequence MKKMVLSISFFVAFLVLFGSLDFFASKASAETHTYDGKSPYYNSCANSAVTKKSVKIYANGASANLELKFSTTCKTAWAKITLSRPAKADGEATALVVRNTDNKQFSCASPGGNGEINKGQTTCYTPMVYDLDPRKAQAVAYWPYTAGETGWY encoded by the coding sequence ATGAAAAAAATGGTTTTAAGTATTTCATTTTTTGTAGCTTTTTTAGTCCTTTTTGGCTCCCTTGATTTTTTTGCCAGCAAAGCATCAGCAGAAACACATACCTATGATGGAAAAAGTCCTTACTATAATAGTTGTGCAAATAGCGCAGTCACGAAGAAGTCAGTGAAAATTTATGCCAACGGTGCTTCTGCCAATTTGGAGTTGAAATTCAGCACAACTTGCAAAACGGCTTGGGCAAAGATCACTTTAAGCAGACCGGCTAAAGCAGATGGGGAGGCAACGGCATTGGTTGTCCGAAATACTGATAATAAACAATTTAGCTGTGCATCTCCTGGAGGAAATGGTGAAATAAATAAAGGTCAAACGACATGCTATACACCTATGGTATATGATTTAGATCCTCGAAAAGCTCAAGCAGTTGCATACTGGCCATATACGGCAGGCGAAACTGGCTGGTATTAA
- a CDS encoding VOC family protein, translating to MIEGLYEAHLPVKSLAISIDFYKKIGLKLAWRDEDTAFFWIEENKSWVGLWEGKEYQTPYHPSLRHIAFRVSYENMKNSLTWLQSLKIEVVPFGKRTTIEPFVRPNQGNASIYFTDPDGNSLELMCLVKVPDSYKHMTEKLSLEEWEKLKSIL from the coding sequence ATGATAGAAGGTTTATATGAAGCCCATTTACCCGTTAAGAGCCTGGCCATCTCAATCGATTTTTATAAGAAAATAGGCTTGAAACTAGCTTGGAGGGATGAAGATACTGCCTTCTTTTGGATAGAGGAAAACAAAAGCTGGGTGGGCCTATGGGAAGGGAAAGAATATCAAACTCCATACCACCCTTCACTAAGGCATATCGCCTTTCGGGTATCTTATGAAAATATGAAAAATTCGTTAACGTGGCTTCAATCTCTAAAAATTGAAGTCGTCCCTTTTGGTAAAAGGACAACCATTGAACCTTTTGTGCGTCCGAACCAAGGAAACGCTTCCATCTATTTTACTGATCCTGATGGCAATAGTCTGGAACTTATGTGTTTGGTAAAAGTCCCTGATTCATATAAGCATATGACCGAAAAACTTTCACTTGAAGAATGGGAAAAACTAAAGTCTATCTTATAA
- a CDS encoding transporter suffix domain-containing protein, translating into MDKESKEIKKSKFYKVGMGFLIISLLTWIIPVIAPFTPFSTGVKAGVITGAIVFAEVMFWAGALLVGKEVAAKYKGYLNPKNWKKEKG; encoded by the coding sequence TTGGATAAAGAAAGTAAGGAAATAAAGAAATCGAAGTTTTACAAAGTGGGGATGGGATTCCTGATCATTTCCCTTCTCACTTGGATCATTCCTGTAATAGCTCCTTTTACGCCTTTTTCGACTGGCGTTAAAGCGGGAGTCATAACAGGTGCAATCGTCTTTGCGGAAGTCATGTTTTGGGCGGGCGCGCTTTTGGTTGGGAAAGAGGTGGCTGCTAAATATAAAGGTTATTTAAACCCTAAAAATTGGAAAAAAGAAAAAGGGTGA